One genomic window of Aliiroseovarius sp. M344 includes the following:
- a CDS encoding urate hydroxylase PuuD, giving the protein MQDLAIMWDWLAFAVRWLHVITAMAWIGSSFYFVALDLGLRKAPDLPVGAHGEEWQVHGGGFYHIRKFLVAPENMPEHLIWFKWESYTTWLSGAALLMIVYWVGGELYLIDAAKADLALWQGIVISAVSLSIGWLVYDFLCKSQLAENPTVLMVLLFVLLVAMGYGYNQIFTGRATMLHLGAFTATIMTANVFFIIMPNQRIVVKDLQEGRTPDAKYGKIAKLRSTHNNYLTLPVIFLMLSNHYPLAFASEYNWIIAALVFLMGVSIRHYFNSNHAGTSDPKWTWLVTAVLFILIMWLSTAPLENDTLEEAEARPLTATEQVFANAEGFEEVQDIILGRCSMCHAREVYYDGIRRAPKGIHLETTGDITRAARQIYIQAGVTVAMPPANVSFMEDEERKKVVAWYRNAAKDLPFHIASN; this is encoded by the coding sequence ATGCAAGATCTTGCAATCATGTGGGACTGGCTGGCCTTTGCGGTCCGTTGGTTGCACGTCATCACAGCGATGGCCTGGATTGGCTCGTCCTTTTACTTTGTCGCGCTTGACCTTGGGTTGCGCAAAGCGCCGGACCTGCCCGTGGGTGCCCACGGCGAAGAATGGCAAGTGCATGGGGGCGGGTTTTACCACATCCGCAAGTTTCTTGTGGCCCCGGAAAACATGCCCGAGCATCTGATCTGGTTCAAATGGGAAAGCTATACAACATGGTTGTCTGGTGCGGCGCTGTTGATGATCGTCTATTGGGTCGGGGGCGAGCTTTACCTGATCGATGCCGCAAAGGCCGATCTGGCGCTGTGGCAAGGGATCGTGATCTCGGCAGTCTCGCTGTCGATCGGCTGGCTGGTCTATGACTTCTTGTGCAAATCGCAACTGGCCGAAAATCCGACCGTGCTGATGGTGCTGTTGTTCGTGCTGCTGGTGGCAATGGGTTATGGCTATAACCAGATCTTCACCGGCCGCGCGACGATGCTTCACCTTGGGGCTTTCACTGCGACGATTATGACCGCGAACGTGTTCTTCATCATCATGCCCAATCAGCGCATCGTGGTGAAAGATTTGCAGGAAGGCCGCACGCCGGATGCGAAATACGGCAAGATCGCCAAGCTGCGCTCGACCCATAACAACTATCTGACGTTGCCGGTGATCTTCCTGATGCTGTCCAACCACTATCCGCTGGCATTTGCCTCTGAGTACAACTGGATCATTGCTGCATTGGTGTTTCTGATGGGTGTGTCGATCCGCCATTATTTCAACTCGAACCATGCAGGCACAAGCGACCCGAAATGGACATGGCTGGTAACAGCGGTGCTGTTCATCCTGATCATGTGGCTGTCCACAGCGCCTTTGGAAAATGACACACTGGAAGAGGCCGAAGCCCGTCCGTTGACTGCCACTGAGCAAGTCTTTGCAAACGCCGAAGGGTTTGAGGAGGTGCAGGACATCATTCTGGGCCGCTGCTCCATGTGTCATGCGCGCGAGGTGTATTATGACGGCATCCGCCGCGCGCCAAAGGGCATCCATCTGGAAACCACAGGCGATATTACTCGCGCCGCACGTCAGATTTACATTCAGGCAGGTGTGACGGTTGCAATGCCGCCTGCGAATGTTTCGTTCATGGAAGACGAAGAGCGTAAGAAGGTTGTCGCGTGGTACCGCAATGCCGCCAAGGATTTGCCGTTCCATATCGCGTCGAACTGA
- a CDS encoding SDR family NAD(P)-dependent oxidoreductase: MKESTKRALVIGSSGGVGQALNVALQGRGFDVIGLSRAGDRLDITNEDSVSAALGQLDGSFDLIIVATGILAAQSGPEKSIGAVTAEELAAVFAVNAIGPALILKHAKHLLARDRPAVFAALSARVGSIGDNRLGGWYSYRASKAALNQLIKTASIEMRRTHKHLICVALHPGTVATPFTKDYPQHKSVPPDAAAENLLGVIEKLTPEDNGRFFDWAGKPVPW, translated from the coding sequence ATGAAAGAATCAACGAAACGCGCGCTTGTCATTGGATCCTCCGGCGGGGTCGGTCAGGCCTTGAACGTCGCCCTGCAGGGGCGGGGCTTTGACGTCATCGGCCTGTCGCGGGCAGGTGATAGATTGGATATCACCAACGAGGACAGCGTGTCCGCTGCGCTGGGCCAACTTGACGGTTCCTTTGACTTGATCATCGTTGCCACCGGTATTCTGGCCGCGCAGTCCGGCCCCGAGAAATCGATAGGCGCCGTAACCGCCGAGGAACTTGCTGCGGTGTTCGCAGTGAACGCCATAGGACCGGCGCTGATCCTGAAACATGCCAAACACCTGTTGGCGCGTGACAGGCCTGCGGTGTTCGCCGCCTTGTCTGCCCGCGTCGGCTCTATCGGCGACAATCGATTGGGTGGGTGGTATTCCTATCGGGCCTCGAAAGCGGCGCTAAACCAGTTGATCAAAACCGCCTCGATCGAGATGCGTCGGACACACAAACATCTGATATGCGTTGCGCTGCACCCGGGCACTGTGGCTACCCCGTTCACCAAGGACTATCCCCAGCACAAATCGGTGCCACCCGACGCGGCCGCTGAAAACCTGTTGGGCGTCATCGAAAAACTCACCCCGGAAGACAATGGCCGCTTCTTTGATTGGGCCGGTAAACCTGTGCCGTGGTGA
- a CDS encoding LysR family transcriptional regulator, with product MSYIESLRVFVRVVDLGSITSGGRDLRLTPAVASKRIKELEKHLGVRLFNRTTRSLSPTEVGKLFYDEAKAVLETVDIAESKVANFSHAPRGTIRVTAPLGAGRRVIAPLVPKFVEKYPDTRLQMRLSDRKVDILADGLDVSFFIGTPSDSNLKLRKISDCERVLCASPEYLAQNGTPQTPDDLMKDTANCLLLRYPRSPEYFWVLQTAKGARKLEVAGKYDADDGDVLTAWALDGRGIVNKPRFEVAGHLRDGTLVEVLPETPPAPTIFGCLYPHKKLQDPKVRLFVNFVIENSKPLLGVAPIFPKQAQS from the coding sequence ATGTCCTATATCGAAAGCCTTCGCGTATTTGTTCGCGTGGTTGATCTTGGCAGCATCACATCAGGTGGTCGCGACCTGCGCCTGACCCCGGCGGTTGCCAGTAAGCGCATCAAAGAGCTGGAGAAACACCTGGGTGTGCGCCTGTTCAACCGGACCACACGCTCATTGTCACCAACCGAAGTTGGCAAGCTGTTCTATGACGAGGCGAAGGCAGTGCTTGAGACGGTTGATATCGCGGAGTCGAAGGTCGCCAACTTCTCTCACGCGCCGCGCGGGACGATCCGCGTGACCGCGCCGCTGGGGGCCGGACGCCGAGTTATCGCGCCCTTGGTGCCAAAGTTCGTCGAGAAATATCCTGACACGCGACTGCAAATGCGGCTGTCTGACCGCAAAGTGGATATTCTGGCCGACGGATTAGACGTGTCCTTTTTTATCGGAACACCCAGCGATTCGAACCTGAAACTGCGCAAGATCAGTGACTGCGAGCGGGTGTTGTGCGCCTCGCCCGAGTACCTGGCGCAGAACGGCACACCTCAGACACCTGACGACCTGATGAAAGACACCGCGAATTGCCTGCTTCTCAGATATCCGCGCTCGCCCGAATATTTCTGGGTGCTGCAAACCGCCAAAGGGGCGCGGAAACTGGAGGTCGCTGGCAAATATGACGCCGATGACGGTGATGTCCTGACGGCTTGGGCGTTGGACGGGCGCGGCATCGTTAACAAACCGCGTTTTGAAGTGGCGGGGCACCTTCGCGATGGCACGCTTGTCGAGGTGCTTCCCGAAACCCCGCCCGCCCCAACAATTTTTGGCTGCCTTTATCCGCACAAGAAGCTGCAAGACCCCAAGGTCCGCCTGTTCGTCAATTTCGTCATTGAAAACAGCAAGCCCCTGTTGGGCGTGGCGCCAATTTTCCCAAAACAGGCCCAATCCTAA
- the xdhA gene encoding xanthine dehydrogenase small subunit has product MTYRNNIHFLLNGKPVTVADAGADQTLLDFLRLTKRLTGTKEGCAEGDCGACTVLVGRLTDTGLTYEPVNACIRFLVSLDGCHVVTVEHLSGPEGRLHPVQQAMVDHHGSQCGFCTPGFVMSLYALWMATPEPTEVQVETALQGNLCRCTGYEPIIRAAVAVSRYGTPTADHLNTERDQVISQLRALRDGQRVVTGPADNQAILPADVDDLAEVLLAHPKATIVAGATDVGLWVTKFLRPISPAIFIGHLDGLKSVRQDTDGLVIGAAATYTDCQNAIAEIFPHLTPYWDRIAGWQVRNMGTVGGNIANGSPIGDTPPVLIALGAEVTLRHGATRRTMPLQDFFIDYGKQDRKPGEFVESIRVPRPAPGQRDAAYKISKRRDEDISSVAVGISVTLTEGVISSCCIAFGGMAATPKRAAAAEAALLGQSWSEQVFDKAAQALPQDFAPLSDWRASADYRMLSAQNLLRRFFLDDDDATTTPVRLTTA; this is encoded by the coding sequence ATGACATATCGCAACAACATCCATTTTCTTCTCAATGGGAAGCCTGTCACCGTTGCGGATGCCGGTGCGGACCAGACGTTGTTGGACTTTCTGCGCCTGACCAAGCGCCTGACAGGCACCAAGGAAGGGTGCGCCGAAGGGGATTGCGGGGCCTGCACCGTGTTGGTGGGGCGGTTGACCGATACCGGTTTGACCTATGAGCCTGTGAATGCCTGCATCCGCTTTCTAGTCTCGTTGGACGGCTGTCATGTCGTCACGGTCGAGCATCTATCCGGCCCCGAAGGCCGCCTGCACCCGGTGCAACAGGCCATGGTCGACCACCACGGAAGCCAATGCGGTTTCTGCACGCCGGGCTTCGTGATGTCGCTTTACGCGCTGTGGATGGCGACGCCAGAGCCGACCGAGGTGCAGGTCGAAACCGCGCTGCAAGGCAACCTGTGCCGCTGCACGGGGTATGAGCCGATCATTCGCGCCGCCGTTGCGGTCAGCCGCTATGGCACGCCGACGGCAGACCACCTGAATACCGAACGCGATCAGGTGATCAGCCAGCTTCGCGCTCTGCGGGATGGCCAGCGCGTTGTTACCGGACCGGCCGACAACCAAGCCATTCTGCCCGCAGATGTCGACGATCTGGCCGAGGTTCTGCTGGCCCACCCAAAAGCGACAATCGTCGCAGGGGCGACCGATGTCGGCCTGTGGGTCACGAAGTTTCTGCGCCCGATCAGCCCTGCCATCTTTATCGGCCATCTGGACGGTTTGAAATCCGTGCGTCAGGACACCGACGGTTTGGTGATCGGCGCCGCCGCCACCTATACCGACTGTCAGAATGCTATCGCCGAGATATTCCCGCATCTGACCCCCTATTGGGACCGGATCGCCGGTTGGCAGGTGCGCAATATGGGCACGGTCGGCGGCAATATTGCAAACGGCTCGCCCATTGGCGACACGCCGCCCGTGCTGATTGCGTTGGGGGCCGAAGTCACGCTGCGCCATGGTGCCACGCGTCGCACCATGCCCTTGCAAGACTTCTTCATTGATTACGGCAAACAAGACCGTAAGCCCGGCGAGTTTGTCGAAAGCATCCGCGTTCCTCGCCCTGCGCCGGGGCAGCGCGACGCGGCCTATAAAATCTCAAAACGCCGCGACGAGGATATTTCCTCAGTTGCCGTTGGGATCAGCGTCACCTTGACCGAGGGTGTGATCAGCAGCTGTTGCATTGCCTTTGGCGGCATGGCGGCCACCCCCAAGCGCGCCGCCGCTGCCGAGGCCGCGCTGCTGGGTCAAAGCTGGTCCGAGCAGGTTTTTGACAAAGCCGCGCAGGCCCTGCCGCAAGACTTTGCGCCGCTGTCCGATTGGCGCGCGTCGGCAGATTACCGAATGCTGTCGGCCCAAAACCTCTTGCGCCGGTTTTTTCTGGACGATGACGACGCGACCACAACCCCTGTTCGACTGACAACCGCATAA